Below is a window of Sulfitobacter sp. BSw21498 DNA.
AACCCTGGGGGTCGGAACGGATGCCTCGAATACATGTGATGGCCAATCCATGTTCGAAGCCATGCGCCTCGCGGCGACGCTAAGTCGGGCACAGGCAAGCGACAGCAAAGAATGGATATCCACCCGTGATGCTTTTGCCATGGCGACGACAGGCAGCGCGCGGATTATGGGGCTCAAGAATGTCGGCATGATCGCGGAAGGATGGGCCGCGGACATGCTGTTCCTGGACGCTGGCTATTGCCACTATACGCCGCTGCGTACCCCGCTCGACCAGATTGTGTTTGCCGAAAACGGTGCTGCCCTGCGGGAAGTGATGATTGCGGGTGAATATGTATTCGCCAATGACCGTGTACTGACCCTCGACGAGGCAGCCCTAGCCAAACGCGCCGCAGATGCCGCCACGCGACTGGATGAAGCGAACGCAGACACGCGTACGCTGAACGCTGCTGCATCCGCTGTCGTGCAAAGTTTTTGCCGCGCGACCTGCGCGCTCCCCTACCCGACTTGAGAAGAAAGTTAACGAAATGAACCAGAACATCGACCCTGTAGCTGCAGCAAAAGCGATTGTGGAAAGTTATCTTGAACGGTCGATGGTGCCCGATCCTGAAGGAGCCGCGGCGTATGTCAGTGACGATTTCAAACTGGTGTTTACCGGGGGGCGCACCTTCGCGGGCCCTGCAGAAAGCGCTGCCTTCAATGCAAAACGCTATGATTGGGTCAAGAAGAAGTTTCTACGTACCGACGCCGCGCTCGACGAGGCGACCGGAGACGTCCACGTCTACAACACCGGCTATCTTCACGGGGCGTGGAAGGATGGGACCACATTCGAAACGAACCGATATCTGGACAAGTTCGTCGTCCGCGACGGCAAGATTGTCAGCACCGACGTGTGGAACGACAGCGCCGAAATTATATTGCACAAAGCTGGTTTAGC
It encodes the following:
- a CDS encoding nuclear transport factor 2 family protein yields the protein MNQNIDPVAAAKAIVESYLERSMVPDPEGAAAYVSDDFKLVFTGGRTFAGPAESAAFNAKRYDWVKKKFLRTDAALDEATGDVHVYNTGYLHGAWKDGTTFETNRYLDKFVVRDGKIVSTDVWNDSAEIILHKAGLAEAEL